Within Oceanicoccus sp. KOV_DT_Chl, the genomic segment TTCATTTAGAAGTTGCCGCTTATCCGGAAATCCATCCGGACGCAGCCAGTTATGATAGTGATATCCAGTTTCTCAAGCGGAAATTTGATGCCGGTGCTAATAGTGCTATTACCCAGTACTTTTATAATGCCGACAGCTTTTTCTATTTTATCGATCAATGCCAAAAAGCGGGTATCGAAAAACCGATCTATCCAGGCATTATGCCGATCACCAATTTTCAAAACCTTGCCCGCTTCTCAAAAAATTGTGGCGCTGAAATTCCTCGATGGATGGCGCAAAAGCTTGAAGGCTATGGTGATGACACTGCAAGTATAAAGGCATTTGGTATAGAAGTAGTGACTCGCTTATGCGAGCAGCTGCTGGCCGCCGATGCTCCTGGTATTCATTTTTACACCATGAACCAGATAGAGCCTAATAAAACTATTTGGAATAATTTAGGCTTATCATCTTAGACTATTTAAGCTTAAGACGATTGTTAAAAGCCGCTTAGCTGTACTTGCTAAGCGGCTTTTTTATTTATTGAATCAGCACCGCAGTGCTACTATTGGCTCACATTCTTTTATATACAGAATACTATGCGCATACCCCGAATCTACGTGGCACAGCCATTAACTGAACATCAGACCACTGAATTAAATGAGGCTAGCAGTCACTACATTAGCAAAGTACTACGCCTTAACGAAGGTGCTCCACTGATCTTATTTAACGGCCAAGGTGGCCAGTTTGATGCGTGTATTGAGGCGGTGAGTAAAAAATGGGTCACTGTTACTGTTCAGCAGCAGCACTTACTTGAAACTGAATCCCCACTGAGCATCCATCTCGGGATAGCTATTTCGAAAGGCGATCGCATGGATTGGGTTATTCAAAAGGCTACCGAATTAGGTGTTACGGAAATAACCCCGCTACTAAGCGCGCGTGTAGAACTTAAACTTAAAGGCGAGCGTTTAGAAAAAAAGCTACAACACTGGCAAAAAATTGCTATTAGCGCCTGTGAACAATGCGGCCGCAATCGTATTCCTACTGTGCATAAATTACTGGGGATAGATCAATGGCTAACTAGCGTACAGGCTGATAAAAAACTGGTATTGCATCATCGCACAGAGCAAACTCTTAACAGTGACGATGAAGTAAATAAAACGGCCTTATTAATTGGACCAGAAGGCGGATTAAATGAAACGGAGATAAATGACGCTGAAAAAAATGGCTTCCAAGCTATGCAGCTTGGCCCAAGAGTATTGAGAACCGAAACGGCGCCACTGGTAGCGATCACGTTATTACAATCGGTATGGGCGATATTTAATTCTGGCTGTAAAAACGATGCTTAAATATGCAACAAAGTTTGCTGCTGAATAAAATCAACATTGGGAATAACTGCCTCTTCGCCGCTCACTAGCACTCTCGCTAGCTCAGCCGGGCCTATGGTTACCGACTCGTCGTTTGAAACCTCGTTGGGTAAAACCCGCATCAACCTCGGCATACCCTCGGTAACAATCGCGCAAAATGGCAAACGATCATCCACTAAACCATTTAGTACGGCAATCCGTTTACCCACACTTTGACTTTGAAATGATTCGTCGTTTAAAGACTCAAAAGACACTAATGGCACCTCTGTGTTGCGCCAGGAAAAATATCCTAGAAACCAGGCTGGACTACCTTCTTTAGCAGTAGGTTTAACAAACGGAATTATTTCGGCTACCGACACATTGGGTAACACCAGCTGCTTACCATTCATTGGGATTAATAATGTAGCCAATTCATTAGCGGCAATTGTGGATTGGACTTCTGTGCTCATGGATTGCCTCTCTATATATTTACGTAGGAATTAGGCCGGTAATGCTATATTTGCATTACTGTCGGTACTAATTTTTTTAACTAACTCAGCCGCCAATTGCTCTGGAGTCCCCTGAAAACTCACACAGCCAGTATCAATGGCGGCATTGGGCATTGCAGCACTGACACAACTTTCTGGTTCCTGTGCCCAAATTGTCGCGCCACAAGCTTTAGCTACTCGACAACCAATTTCGCCGTCGTTACAGGTACCACTAAATATAATCACACCTAATTTATCACGGTAGATCCGTGCCAAATCAGCAATAACTTGATCCAGTGCCGGTTGGTAGCTACCCGCCCAGGCCTTGCGAGTTTCGATCACTCGACCGCGAGGCAAAAATCTAAGTTGACGGTCTGCTGGCACTACAGCAACAGAACCTTGCGCCAACATCTGCTCACCACGAACCAACTGTAGAGGGTAACAATGTTGTGTACCAATTCCTTTAGCCAATACAGTATCGAAATTCGTTTCAATATGCTGCCCGTAAACCAGGGCAACCGGTAAACCTGCTGGCAAAGCCGATAAAAAAAGCTTTACTGCTTCTGGCCCACCCAGTGATGCTGCCAATACCCAAATCTGCGCAGGCAAATCTGGCGATTGCAGCTCTGCTGTAGTTGACAAACTACTGTCGTCGTTTCTTAACGCTACTACTTCCAGTTTTTCCAGTAATCGACGTCGCCATAAATCAGTAGCAGCGATATCTGTAGTCAGTGGTATATTATCGTTAAGCAATAACGGCAAATCACTTTGTTCTAGCAGTTTTTCTAAAGAGGGCTGGATATTACTTCCTTCAACATCCAACAACCAGGCATCAAAAACTGCAGCTTCATCTTTTGCTAAAAAGCCATCCAGGGCACTAAAGTCCATGGACTGGGCTAATAGATAACCGCCGTCACTAAGTACGTTTTGCAGCAGGTGACGATTAAGATCGCTATCTGTCACCAGAGCAATACGCGGCGCAGCGCTATCCGTCATTTTTTATTTCTCAGCCGCAACGCCCGTCAGTAGCTGAATTTTCTCCAACAACTCGGTTTCCTGGAACGGCTTACCCATATATTCATTCACACCTAACGAAAATGCTCTTTCGCGATGTTTTTCACCAGTACGTGACGTAATCATAATGATGGGAATATCTTGCAAGCGAGTGTTATGACGGACACGACTGGCGACTTCAAAACCATCCATACGTGGCATTTCAATATCCAACAACATGACATCAGGTATTTGTTCAATTTCCTGCAATTGCGTTACCGCATCCATACCGTCTTTGGCAGTGATAACCTCCATGCCTTGACGCTCGAGGAAGCGCGAGGTTACTTTCCGCACGGTAACTGAATCATCGACTACCATAACCAATGTAGCGCGCTCTTCTACCTGTTGCTCCTGCTGGGATGAAATCATATCTTTATGCATAAAGGATGCATCGGCACGAATCATCGCTAACAAATCCAATATAACTACCACGCTACCATCACCCAGCACGGTGGCACCGGACAAACCCTGTACCATACTGAATTGCGGGCCCAATGGTTTAACCACAATTTCTCGTGATCCCATCAAACTATCCACTTGTATTGCAATGGAATGCTCGGCACCGCGCAC encodes:
- a CDS encoding chemotaxis protein CheW — its product is MSTEVQSTIAANELATLLIPMNGKQLVLPNVSVAEIIPFVKPTAKEGSPAWFLGYFSWRNTEVPLVSFESLNDESFQSQSVGKRIAVLNGLVDDRLPFCAIVTEGMPRLMRVLPNEVSNDESVTIGPAELARVLVSGEEAVIPNVDFIQQQTLLHI
- a CDS encoding chemotaxis protein CheB; the protein is MTDSAAPRIALVTDSDLNRHLLQNVLSDGGYLLAQSMDFSALDGFLAKDEAAVFDAWLLDVEGSNIQPSLEKLLEQSDLPLLLNDNIPLTTDIAATDLWRRRLLEKLEVVALRNDDSSLSTTAELQSPDLPAQIWVLAASLGGPEAVKLFLSALPAGLPVALVYGQHIETNFDTVLAKGIGTQHCYPLQLVRGEQMLAQGSVAVVPADRQLRFLPRGRVIETRKAWAGSYQPALDQVIADLARIYRDKLGVIIFSGTCNDGEIGCRVAKACGATIWAQEPESCVSAAMPNAAIDTGCVSFQGTPEQLAAELVKKISTDSNANIALPA
- a CDS encoding 16S rRNA (uracil(1498)-N(3))-methyltransferase, with translation MRIPRIYVAQPLTEHQTTELNEASSHYISKVLRLNEGAPLILFNGQGGQFDACIEAVSKKWVTVTVQQQHLLETESPLSIHLGIAISKGDRMDWVIQKATELGVTEITPLLSARVELKLKGERLEKKLQHWQKIAISACEQCGRNRIPTVHKLLGIDQWLTSVQADKKLVLHHRTEQTLNSDDEVNKTALLIGPEGGLNETEINDAEKNGFQAMQLGPRVLRTETAPLVAITLLQSVWAIFNSGCKNDA
- the metF gene encoding methylenetetrahydrofolate reductase [NAD(P)H], encoding MTDKKRFSFEFFPPKTDVGREKLNVVRDELNQLNPDFFSVTYGAGGSTRDNTKEIVFAMKTAGIATAPHLSFGGDDEASMLALINEYKDAGIDRIVSLRGDIPSGMGAQRLVYAEELVQFIRKHTGDHFHLEVAAYPEIHPDAASYDSDIQFLKRKFDAGANSAITQYFYNADSFFYFIDQCQKAGIEKPIYPGIMPITNFQNLARFSKNCGAEIPRWMAQKLEGYGDDTASIKAFGIEVVTRLCEQLLAADAPGIHFYTMNQIEPNKTIWNNLGLSS